GCGCTCGTTCTCAATCGGTGGGGGCACCGCGTCGCTGTTCTGACGATGTCGGCGGCGCGCCCGACACCACTTCGGGCTGCGCGGGTAAGCTCTCAGTTCGATTCAGGCCCATTTCGCGAAACCTCCTCCTGCCATCCTCCGTGACGGAGGTGGTTCACATGAACCTGGATCGGAAGCGGCTGGGGGAGCGCGGCGAAGATGCTGCGGCGGCCTTCCTTGAGCGAGCTGGCATGACAGTGGTCGAGCGCAACTGGCGCTGCTCGGCGGGCGAGATCGACATCGTTGCGCTGGACGACCGGGCAATCGTGCTGGTCGAGGTCAAGACGCGACGCACGGTGGCGAAGGGCACGCCCGAGGAGGCCGTCACTCCGGCCAAGCAGCGCCGCTACGCCAAACTCGCAGCTGCGTACCTGCAGAGCGCAGGCGTGAGCGACGTTCCCGTGCGATTCGACGTCATCACCCTGCTGGTCATAGCCGAGGACCGTGCGCTGCTGCGACATCATCGCGCTGCGTTCGTGCCGGAGTGACCCCGTGGGGCA
This genomic interval from Coriobacteriia bacterium contains the following:
- a CDS encoding YraN family protein, whose protein sequence is MNLDRKRLGERGEDAAAAFLERAGMTVVERNWRCSAGEIDIVALDDRAIVLVEVKTRRTVAKGTPEEAVTPAKQRRYAKLAAAYLQSAGVSDVPVRFDVITLLVIAEDRALLRHHRAAFVPE